From one Mya arenaria isolate MELC-2E11 chromosome 4, ASM2691426v1 genomic stretch:
- the LOC128230643 gene encoding adhesive plaque matrix protein-like, whose translation MEDYTPTYRQHPDLQTTPRPTDYTLIYRLHLVLQTTPQPTDYTLIYRLHLVLQTTPQPTDYTLTYRIHPDLQTTPRPTDYTPTYRLHPDLQTTPLLTDYTRPTDYTPTYRLHHDLQTTPTYRLLPDLQTTPLLTDYTPTYRLHPDLQTKPRLTDYTPTYRLHQDIQLHHDLQTTPRPTDYTLTYRLHPDLQNYTPTYRLHPELQTTPQPTDYTPTYRLHPNLQTTPRVTDYTPTYRLHPDLQTTPRPTDYTPLHPDLQTTPRPTDYTLIYRLHLVLQTTPQPTDYTLTYRIHPDLQTTPRPTDYTPTYRLHPIQQNYTPTYRLHPDLQTTPRPTDYTLIYRLHLVLQTTPKPTDYTPTYRLHPDLQTTPRPTDYTPTYRLHPNQQTRLHPNLQTTPRPTDYTPTNRLHHDLQTTPRLTDYSPTYRLHPYLQTTPQPTDYIPTYRINPDLQTTPRLTDYTKTYNYTPTYRLHPDLQTTPQPTDYTPTYRLHTNLQTTPRLTDYTPTYRLHPDLQTPPRLTDFTPAYRLHPDLQTSPRPTDNTPTYRQHPDLQTTPRVTDYTPTYNLHPDLQTTPRPTDYTPPYRQHPDLHPTPRFTDYTPTYRLHPDLQPTTQLTDYTPTYRLHPDLQTTPRPTDYTPTYRLHPDQQTKSRLTDYTPTYKLHQDILTTSRSTDYTPTYRLHPDLQTTPRFTDYTPTYRLHPNLQTTPRPTDYTPTYRLHPDLQTTPQPTDYTPTYRLHPD comes from the exons ATGGAGG ACTACACACCGACCTACAGACAACACCCTGACCTACAGACTACACCCCGACCTACAGACTACACCCTGATTTACAGACTCCACCTCGTCTTACAGACTACACCCCAACCTACAGATTACACCCTGATTTACAGACTCCACCTCGTCTTACAGACTACACCCCAACCTACCGATTACACCCTGACCTACAGAATACACCCCGACCTACAGACTACACCCCGACCAACAGACTACACCCCGACTTACAGACTACACCCTGATCTACAGACTACACCCTTACTTACAGACTACACCCGACCTACAGACTACACCCCGACCTACAGACTACACCATGATCTACAGACTACCCCGACTTACAGACTACTCCCCGACCTACAGACTACACCCTTACTTACAGACTACACCCCGACCTACAGACTTCACCCCGACCTACAGACTAAACCCCGACTTACAGACTACACCCCGACTTACAGACTACACCAAGACATACAGCTACATCACGATCTACAGACTACACCCCGACCTACAGACTACACCCTAACATACAGACTACACCCCGACCTACAGA ACTACACCCCAACCTACAGACTACACCCCGAGTTACAGACTACACCCCAACCTACAGACTACACCCCGACTTACAGACTACACCCCAACCTACAGACTACACCCCGAGTTACAGACTACACCCCAACCTACAGACTACACCCCGACCTACAGACTACACCAAGACCTACAGACTACACCCC ACTACACCCTGACCTACAGACTACACCCCGACCTACAGACTACACCCTGATTTACAGACTCCACCTCGTCTTACAGACTACACCCCAACCTACAGATTACACCCTGACCTACAGAATACACCCCGACCTACAGACTACACCCCGACCAACAGATTACACCCCGACTTACAGACTACACCCAATCCAACAGA ACTACACACCGACCTACAGACTACACCCTGACCTACAGACTACACCCCGACCTACAGACTACACCCTGATTTACAGACTCCACCTCGTCTTACAGACTACACCCAAACCTACAGATTACACCCCGACCTACAGATTACACCCCGACCTACAGACTACACCCCGACCAACAGACTACACCCCGACTTACAGACTACACCCCAACCAACAGACTAGACTACACCCCAACCTACAGACTACACCCCGACCTACAGACTACACCCCGACCAACAGACTACACCATGATCTACAGACTACACCCCGACTTACAGACTACTCCCCGACCTACAGACTACACCCTTACTTACAGACTACACCCCAACCTACAGACTACATCCCGACCTACAGAATAAACCCCGACTTACAGACTACACCCCGACTTACAGACTACACCAAGACATACA ACTACACCCCGACCTACAGACTACACCCCGATTTACAGACTACACCCCAACCTACAGACTACACCCCGACTTACAGACTACACACCAACTTACAGACTACACCCCGACTTACAGACTACACCCCAACCTACAGACTACACCCCGACTTACAGACTCCACCCCGACTAACAGACTTCACCCCAGCCTACAGACTACACCCCGACCTACAGACTTCACCCCGACCTACAGACAACACCCCGACCTACAGACAACACCCTGACCTACAGACTACACCCAGAGTTACCGACTACACCCCGACCTACAACCTACACCCCGACTTACAGACTACACCCCGACCTACAGACTACACCCCGCCTTACAGACAACACCCTGACTTACACCCTACACCCCGATTTACAGACTACACACCGACTTACAGATTACACCCCGACCTACAACCTACAACCCAACTAACAGACTACACCCCGACCTACAGACTACACCCCGACCTACAGACTACACCCCGACCTACAGACTACACCCCGACCTACAGACTACACCCCGACCAACAGACTAAATCCCGACTTACAGACTACACCCCGACTTACAAACTACACCAAGACATACTGACTACATCACGATCTACAGACTACACCCCGACCTACAGACTACACCCCGACCTACAGACTACACCCCGATTTACAGACTACACCCCGACTTACAGACTACACCCCAACCTACAGACTACACCCCGACCTACAGACTACACCCCAACCTACAGACTACACCCCGACCTACAGACTACACCCCAACCTACAGACTACACCCCGACTTACAGACTCCACCCCGACTAA